TCCCATGAAATGGTAGCAATTGTTTGTGTGTGGTTGGATTAGTCAGGCTCAGCATTAATAATTTCATGAAGTAGTAGAGGCGTGTCATAAATTTAAGTTACCCAAAGAATTTATTAGTTCACATATCtgcttcctttaaaaaaaaaaaagtcaatgtACATGGCATACATAGATGGAACTTATTAATAACTTACCAAGAACAGAGTGCCTAACCTAACTATAGTCTCATCCTCTTAAAGCCTAATAATTGTGCTATGAATACCTTCAAGGAAACCAATCAATGAATTTATcccttttactcttattttattatattatcattGTTAATGACTATAAAGTATTATGTTCCTATGGTCTTTTTGCCTTTTGGTTGAAATTGGTGATGccaaaaattttagcttttagcattACAAAAAGCTACTTAATCTATTTTACTACCTCACTTTACAAAATACCTAACatcaatgattttattttagcatttaacatattataataatataaacaacataataaaataatatatccactacaataaacaaccccaaccaaaagaaaataatcattataacaataagaaaacaaataatgtatatttttaagtatacCACATGAACTACAGTGCGCCCTGTAGCTCAAAAGCCAAAAATTATACTTTTAGCTTAATGCAGCcctatttttcttatattggTTGTTAAATTTGGCAATATGGCAATTTGACaccaccaatactaatgctcaTGTGAAACCTACTAATGACTGGTTTGGGCCTCAAAAAATTTCATGGGCGGTCCTTTAAGCCCAGAAAAAGGCATGGGCACAAAGGCTCATATATTCTGCAGAGGGAGCTCCAttagtttgtcatttttggATCTTAAGCTACTAACCCATGAAGGCCCATGGATTTGTACTTGATGGGTTTATTTATAGCGTACTTTTCTTTGGGCGTTCGAGGTGTGGTGATGGTGAGAGGCTTCGTTGGTTTTGTTTAAAGAAGCAAATGAGAAAGCGGTAAAGGTTTAAATACTATGCTTGTAGGACTTGGTTGAAGAGGTTTTGAAAAACTAATAGATTGGGCACAATGGTGAAAGGACATTGAGGTAATGTGGACAATTTGAACAAGAGCAACGACACAACATTGTTCATAATTTATTAAAGTGTAAGTTAGGCATGGAGCAATATTATTTACATTAGCCCACCAACACCATTTTTATAAATCACCAATTACGACATGCCAAATTAACAATTGTTAAAAAAGTTGTCCCTGTACTTATTGTGTGACCTCTGAGCAAACTGGAAGCCGTGGATTCCAGCCAAACTGCATCACTTGAATCCTTCAATTGACAGTTTTGGTGACATGGGGGAGATGAATGAGGCAGAAGAAGGGATAAAGGGGATGGCATAGAAGGGAGTTTTCCCAAATATTGAGACATATAGTACCCTAATTGATGACCTTCTGACATGAGGGAGGTTGAAAGAGGCCCAGTTAGTCTGCTAAAAAATGAGCGTTAAAGCTAGGAGAGGTTTTCAGATGTTGTCAAGTGAGGCACAGCAACTTATAAGTATCAATAAAGAGAGACAAATGATATTTAAGCTTATGATCTGGtgcatgacttttttttttttttttttgataagcaatCTGGTGCATGACTTTTATGCTAGGGACATTTGCTTgtggctggaaaaaaaaaattctagcatTAACACTTACGGCCAGGGGATATCTAAGCCATGGAatatgtttttttccttttgccaTTTGGAGCCTTTGGCTTCATAGAAATAAAAATGTGTTCAAAAGCTCTCCTCCAAACCATGAGCTGGGTAGGGAAGTCTGTGCTATTGCCAATGAGTACCTGTTCTGTGCCTCTTGGTCTAAGAGGGTTAAAAGGAAGCAGGTTGTCAAAGTCGGGTGGAATAAACCTGAAGTTGGCTGGGTCAAGCTTAACACGGATGGCTCTTCATTAGGCAATTGGGGTTTCACTAGTGGAGGGGGCCTTATTCGAGACCATAATGGGGTTTGGATTAAAGGCTTCACCTATTCTATTGAGGTATTCACTAGTGTTGATGCTAAACTATGGGCTCTAAGGGAAAGATTACTTTTGCGTACTAGCTTGAACTTTGTGGTTATAGAAATTGAATTAGATGCTAAAGTAGTGTTTGGATGGATATCTAATGAGTATTATAGTAGTTTGCATCATGCTTCTCTTATCATGGATTGCAGGTTCTGTTGGAGTATCCACCAGTGTTGATGCTAAACTATGGGCTCTAAGGGAAGGATTACTTTTGCGTACTAGCTTGAACTTTGTGGCTGTAGAAATTGAATTAGATGCTAAAGTAGTGCTTGGATCGATATCTAATGAGTATTACAGTAGTTTGTATCATGCTTCTCTTATCATAGATTGCAGGACCCTCATTAGCCAAATTCCTTAAGTGAAGATGAGTCACTACTTTTATGAAGCAAACAAGTGTGAGGATACTCTGGCCAGAAAAGATTCAACTATGAACCAAGACattgtttattttgataatcttcTTGTGGACTTATGTACGCTACTATTTTATGATAAGTTGGGTTTGTACTATGAGATATCTTATCCTTTGGAAATACTGTTGGTGGTGGTTCTGTTAGCTAATGCAATCCGTTTTTACcacccaaaaacaaaagactTGTACATGTCTTCTGGCTTACTACTTCTTTGTTGATATTGAAACATGGAGAAGAGACAGTGCATCTTATAAAGGAGAGTAGGACAGATGCTGAATAGGCAAATGTTTGGTAAACCTGCTTTTGTGAGGAGTTGGTGGGAGGAATTCAATGTGAGTAAGCTTCTAGCTTGGAAATGGATTCCCGAATCTAGGCCACAAGCATTCTATTTATCAAGATTATGAAAGCAGTTGATATAACTTAAATGATGAGTAGAGAGCATTTaaagtgtgtgtttgtttcggCTCTTTAAGCCTCAAAATGCGCTTTTGTAAAAAACAAACACTGTTTATGTGTTTGGTGAGTTGAAAAGGTTGACTTTAATGAAAAGTTGCATTTCTCTGCTCTTCACATAACGCGCATAAATATTATGGATGTCTTCAGACCAATTTGAAAAAGTGGACTGCGCATTATCAATGTATCCGTTGGACCACATGTGATGTTACGAAATTGCCCTTACTTTACTCTTTCTTACTTTACCCTATGAATACCTACGTTTAGGTGGAAATTTCCAAAAATCAACACTGATTTTACACTGTCACAGATTAACTTTCCATCTAGGTCAAACTGGGATCATGGTTGAGTCATTTACACGTTCAAATACAAATTTCGGTTTAGATTTGAAAGACAATTTTTGTATGTAATGTGGTGCACTTGAAGGGAAAGAATGGGCGGGGAATGTGTTTTGTTGAGGTGTATGATATTAGTAGTACTGTGCAAAACTTTTGTTAGTTGATAAACTAATTCTACTGCTCATCTGACTTACATATATTTGTTTGCATGGTAGATGTTAGAGATGGGTAAGGGCCAGACTTTCAGTTCTCTCTTAATCTTGCTTTCCTTTCATTTTAATATAATCTTCAATTAAAATAGACGTGCGAGGAATGACCTATAAGACTCACTACATAAGCATGTGCCATTTACAATGAAACGATAGATTTGAGGCTTCAGGATGTCATTGATGCTATTGCTACAACCAAAAGCTCCCCAAATATGTCATGGGAAGTGAAAATTAAACAACGAAGCTGTGTTCAGTGTATCTGTGCACCAGATGCAATATGATTCGAACACGGGTCTGCATCATATCGTGTCTAGTGCACAAATGTACAAGTGTCGCATCATATCATGTCCGGTGCACAAATGGACTTAAGTCTCACCGGACACAACCTTATCCAAATTAAAGAACCCATGTCCGGCTCCTTCTAGTAGATAACTAGGGAGATTAAAATATAGCCCACCACTTGTGTGGGGCTATAGCTATTGTTTGTAAAGTCGCTTTATAAGTAGAAGGTGCCCACTAGTTCATTCTCCTTTTCAAACTTGTTGAAGTTAATATATGTTAGCTTCTCTACTATTTTGAATTCTGGATCTCTTGCTTTTACTTTAAGGTGTCTAAGGGAAAGAAGTTAGTTTAGTTAAAAACGCACGATTGACCTTTTGAACTATCATCCACTTTTTCTTGGCCGATTGTTTCAATAGAAAGTGAAGGGCTGGAGGTTTCCCAGTATCAATTCCTTCGACCTTTATTCATTCAAAATCTTCACTGTAATACATTGATTGATATGATTTACTCTGCCAGGCATGGTGACTAAAGTCAGGGAAGAAAACTACAACTAATTAAAAGCAACATTCAGAGGTTAGCAATTTGTTCAAGATCATGATTCTTGCTTTTGATAATTCGTAGTTCCAATGAGGATGGGGGATACtactagttgagttataagACTATTGGCAACAAAAGAGCTTATGATGGGTTCAAGTATGACAACACTTCAATTGTCCAATCAATCAATTACGTATATAAGTACATAATCTAAATTTAGTTTGACATGAAAAACCGTCTCAAGAATTCAACATCCTCCTTGGCCAACTATTTGGTGTTCGCCACAGTGAGTCACGATTTCAAACTTGAAGTCACGATTTTAGTTGTTTGCAACGACTAAAGTGCATGCAACAACTGAAGTCGACTCAGTTGTTGCACGCAGTGTGTGCAATGTGTGCAACAATCACTACTCTGTGAAATTATCATCCAGTAAATCAGAACATGTAAAATGAGAACCACTTTAAAAaggactttttaaaaaaaaggcttgttctttaaattgttaaaaaggATTTTAACAAACACTCACTCCAATTTCTATCATATCACAAATCCTACAAACTCATCACAAAATGCATCAAAATTACCTAAAAGACtaacattttcaatttctaCCCATTATTAAAAACCATATGGCACTCAAGCTCCACacatttttattaacaaaaaaaccaGTCATCCACTGAAGAACATgaaaatcaaaaaaacaaaaagaagaagccgTAAAAGTACAACCTCAGGAAATTCAAAGCACTTTGAGAATATCCTCAGCTCCACTGAAAGTAAAAGCACCACCTTCCTCCAAATTCAAGACCTTGACAACTCCATCTTCAGCCAAGAGCGCGTACCTTCTCGACCTGACACCCAAACCCACAGGCTGATCACTCAGATTGAGCTCAGCCCCAATGGCTCGAGTGAAATCCCCATTGCCATCAGACAACAAAAGCACCTCGTCGTTGACTTTAAGGTTCTCCTTCCACGCCCTCATGACAAAAGCATCGTTGACCGAAATGCAAGCGATGGTGTCGACGCCTTTGGCTTTGAGGTCCTTGGATTTTTCGACGAAACCAGGGAGGTGTTTTTGGGAACAGGTTGGAGTGAAGGCACCTGGTACGGCGAAGAGGatggcttttttgtttttggtgagGTCGGAGATGGTGGTGGTTTGGAGTTCGCCAGATGGGTCGAAGTAAGAGAGTGTTGCGTCGGGGAGCTTGTCTCCGACGGAGATAGTGGCGGAGATTGTGGATTTGGCGGTGGAGAATTTGAGGGGTTTTGGGTGGTGTTTGATGGGGAGGGAAGTGAAGGAGAGTTTTGAAGAGAGGGATTTGGCGGCGGGGAAgaaggaggaggtggtggcggtggcggtggcggtggcggtggagagagagagggaggtgggGGAAGAGAGGAGGAGTCTCGAGATGGAGAGAGTGGCGGCCATTGTTTGTGTTTGCGAAAATGTGTGAGAGAAACTCTCTGTGATGATGTTCTGTTTTGGGTGGTTTTGGACCTTTGGTTTGGGTGAGAGATTTGGGCGGAGGGAGCAATGAGGGGCTAGGATGTGTCGCGACAGAGATTTGTGTGTGATTTTTTCTAGGAGGCCTTTTTGTTTGGGCCTTTTGGGGCACTAGGGTAGAGAAGTGCCTTTTTGgcattttgtgtgtgtgttttttttttaatagtaaaatactattttaatttataaattttatcaaaagtttatttttcattccTAAATGTTAAAGAattcgttttctttttttatccttaaactttataaaaaaattttaaaaatagctttgggactaaaatagaaatgaaaaaaaaattcaatagtttaaagacgaaaaataaattttttataaagtttatgGATAAACAACAAAACGTTGTCGATTTTCAATAGTtttaagacaaaaaataaactttttaaaatttagagatgataaacaaatttttaaaattatatattacatttttgtatatatacaaaatattttgatgatTGGTTTTTATCATCAGCTTaaaacaccaattaattttgttatataagCAGATTTCAAACTCCCAAGACACCAAATCTCTTATTCCAAACAATAAACTTTATCCTTTGAACAAATTAGAATCCACTggtttgaaatattttgttctAAGTCAGTGTTAAGTCAAAAAAATGAGAAGGCTTTGTCATTGATTGTTATAGGTTAATAACCACTTGTCGTAAGTCCATGGACCACAAGTCCCCATGGGCCATGGCCCTGCGAATGGGTTAATCGGTCATATAACGCCCTGGCCCAGAGGGTACGAATTTAGTTTCAGCCTTGCGTAGATCAGTTCCATACAAGAATACTTCTGTTCTTATTTGTTCTTGTGTTGTATGGATGAAAACAAATAGCTCTTTTTCAGCGTACGACAagtaaattttgcattttttttttttttttttttgtaaccaGAGGAATGCTCATAAAACTAAAAGGAAAGCAAAGGTTCAAGACAGAGCCGACTGCACATTTGTTGGC
This genomic stretch from Castanea sativa cultivar Marrone di Chiusa Pesio chromosome 9, ASM4071231v1 harbors:
- the LOC142610813 gene encoding peroxiredoxin-2E-1, chloroplastic, which encodes MAATLSISRLLLSSPTSLSLSTATATATATTSSFFPAAKSLSSKLSFTSLPIKHHPKPLKFSTAKSTISATISVGDKLPDATLSYFDPSGELQTTTISDLTKNKKAILFAVPGAFTPTCSQKHLPGFVEKSKDLKAKGVDTIACISVNDAFVMRAWKENLKVNDEVLLLSDGNGDFTRAIGAELNLSDQPVGLGVRSRRYALLAEDGVVKVLNLEEGGAFTFSGAEDILKVL